A DNA window from Methanooceanicella nereidis contains the following coding sequences:
- a CDS encoding nucleotidyltransferase family protein has translation MKACILCGGTGTRLRPLTFERPKPSIPIMNKPSVGHLVEHLSKNGFNEIVMTLGYMGEVIENYLGDGSLFGVDIKYVYEKEKMGTAGSVKNAEKYLDDTPFLVVGGDHVLNLNLRELYDFHNKSSGMVTISLLSIDDPREFGIVDLDNNHVIHRFKEKPGPGEIFSNLASTGIYALSPEILDYIPKRKYDFAKDLFPKLLEEGKTISGWLARGQWTDVGNPRAYREAQKWMLENMPGTYIHGRLLVENAKLNGPMDVGNNVSVGKNSVIVGPVYIGENTAIGDNVLIGPYTSIGNSCHIGNDSRILSSYIYDGVKIGAGCSVSGTIMDNDITVGKNCILENGTVIGPRTMIGNDVTVHSDVRIWPEVVVPANTSVKKDFVNEEFETDVSGS, from the coding sequence ATGAAAGCATGTATTTTGTGCGGTGGCACGGGCACAAGGCTTCGCCCACTGACATTCGAAAGACCTAAACCCAGCATACCGATCATGAATAAGCCATCGGTCGGCCACCTTGTAGAACACCTGTCCAAGAATGGCTTTAACGAGATAGTGATGACGCTTGGCTATATGGGAGAGGTCATAGAGAATTATCTGGGCGATGGTTCTCTGTTTGGGGTTGACATTAAGTACGTTTATGAGAAGGAAAAGATGGGTACGGCGGGAAGCGTCAAGAACGCCGAGAAGTACCTGGACGACACGCCTTTTCTCGTCGTCGGCGGCGACCATGTTCTAAACCTGAATTTAAGGGAGCTATATGATTTTCATAATAAGTCGTCCGGCATGGTAACGATATCGCTTTTAAGTATAGACGACCCGAGAGAGTTCGGCATAGTCGATCTTGACAATAACCACGTGATACACAGGTTTAAAGAAAAGCCCGGACCGGGGGAAATATTCTCAAACCTGGCATCGACGGGCATTTATGCGCTAAGCCCGGAGATCCTGGACTATATACCCAAGAGAAAGTATGACTTCGCAAAAGACCTTTTCCCGAAACTGCTGGAAGAGGGGAAGACCATCAGCGGATGGCTCGCCAGAGGACAGTGGACAGACGTCGGTAACCCCAGGGCTTACCGTGAAGCCCAAAAATGGATGCTGGAAAACATGCCGGGCACATATATCCACGGCAGGCTTCTTGTGGAGAACGCTAAGCTCAACGGCCCCATGGATGTCGGCAATAACGTATCGGTAGGTAAAAATTCCGTTATCGTAGGACCCGTCTATATCGGGGAGAATACGGCCATTGGCGATAATGTGCTCATAGGCCCGTACACGTCGATAGGTAACTCATGCCACATAGGTAATGATTCCCGCATACTGTCGTCATATATCTATGACGGGGTCAAGATAGGCGCAGGATGCTCCGTATCAGGTACCATCATGGACAACGACATCACGGTCGGCAAGAACTGTATCCTCGAGAACGGCACAGTGATAGGACCCAGGACAATGATCGGCAACGATGTCACAGTACATTCGGACGTCAGGATATGGCCGGAAGTCGTCGTGCCTGCGAACACCAGCGTCAAGAAAGATTTCGTCAATGAAGAGTTCGAGACCGACGTAAGCGGATCGTAA
- a CDS encoding TrmB family transcriptional regulator sugar-binding domain-containing protein, whose amino-acid sequence MESLEKILEKMGLDDDSKEVFSYMAVRRRASLEDIFNNTNLSMAAISKAVYTLMGRGAIKREGQILLMDNIQSSLTNLLSANIEDINSSIASYRQSAVTICDTKNTSIEVVHDDVSAVPSFTAGRIASASNSVEIVTRSLTWLDGETLRAIQEASNRGVLIRVITYHQPELEEGIKALKDAGVKVRSHEYSRDVRFIVADGEFVAFAIREPPRTTSSSYFGLWINSRDACSKVLEHIFEPAWQEAENV is encoded by the coding sequence ATGGAAAGTCTTGAAAAGATACTCGAAAAGATGGGCCTTGACGATGACAGTAAAGAAGTATTCTCATACATGGCAGTCCGTCGCCGTGCCAGTCTTGAAGATATCTTTAACAACACGAACCTGTCAATGGCAGCCATATCAAAGGCTGTGTACACCCTCATGGGGAGGGGCGCGATAAAGAGGGAAGGACAAATATTATTAATGGATAATATACAGTCATCGCTGACGAATTTATTATCAGCCAACATCGAGGACATCAATTCGTCGATAGCATCATACAGGCAGTCAGCTGTCACGATCTGCGATACAAAAAACACTTCCATAGAGGTCGTACATGACGATGTATCCGCAGTCCCGTCATTCACGGCGGGAAGGATCGCATCGGCCTCGAACTCGGTAGAGATAGTGACCCGCTCGCTTACCTGGCTGGACGGAGAAACATTAAGGGCGATACAGGAAGCATCAAACAGAGGTGTCCTCATACGGGTAATAACATATCACCAGCCTGAACTCGAAGAGGGCATAAAGGCGCTAAAAGATGCGGGTGTGAAAGTCAGAAGCCATGAGTATTCGAGAGACGTAAGGTTCATCGTCGCTGACGGCGAATTCGTAGCCTTCGCCATACGTGAGCCTCCGCGCACCACCTCGTCATCATATTTCGGGCTCTGGATAAACAGCCGCGACGCATGCTCAAAAGTACTGGAGCACATATTCGAGCCCGCATGGCAGGAAGCTGAAAACGTATAA
- a CDS encoding DUF4349 domain-containing protein, translated as MRHRNIPGTFAILIIIVTILFSGCMGQESYTDKSPGISYDGGSSAPYPAPDTSKGSETLTGSTSQTSTDYGNAYTNISDRKVIMTATVHIETDKYDNAVNRVREITSGYGGYIESSSTYLSDNGKHTTTITMKVPQSAFEPALAQVKTLGKVQYEQSSGQDVTKQFIDLNARLKNLKLEEEKLNEIMNRAMTVDDVLQVSKELSRVRYEIERTTAELNYLSARIDFSTITVKIMEPEPVVSYDWGIDDAFREAARAFVSMLGALVVLTGYLIPIILYIAIGLAILYLLLKISWQVYKKFIKKK; from the coding sequence ATGAGACATCGTAATATCCCCGGGACATTTGCTATATTGATCATAATCGTGACGATCCTTTTTTCCGGATGTATGGGCCAGGAATCATATACGGACAAGAGCCCTGGCATTTCATATGACGGCGGCAGTTCGGCGCCTTATCCGGCGCCGGACACCAGCAAGGGAAGCGAGACACTTACAGGGTCGACCTCGCAAACATCGACAGATTACGGTAACGCGTATACTAACATAAGCGACAGAAAGGTCATCATGACCGCGACCGTACATATCGAGACGGATAAGTACGATAATGCGGTAAACAGGGTCAGGGAGATAACGTCGGGCTACGGAGGGTACATCGAATCATCAAGCACGTACCTTTCGGATAATGGAAAGCATACGACGACCATCACGATGAAAGTCCCGCAGTCTGCGTTCGAGCCTGCGCTTGCACAGGTCAAGACACTGGGTAAGGTCCAGTATGAACAGTCCTCCGGACAGGATGTTACAAAGCAGTTCATAGACCTGAACGCACGCCTGAAAAACCTGAAGCTGGAAGAGGAAAAATTGAACGAGATAATGAACAGGGCCATGACAGTTGACGATGTCCTGCAGGTGTCGAAGGAACTTTCAAGAGTAAGGTACGAGATAGAGCGCACCACTGCCGAATTGAACTATTTGAGCGCCAGAATAGATTTCTCGACCATAACGGTAAAGATCATGGAACCTGAACCGGTAGTATCCTATGACTGGGGCATAGACGACGCTTTCCGTGAAGCTGCCAGGGCTTTCGTGTCGATGCTGGGCGCGCTGGTCGTGCTGACGGGCTATCTGATACCCATAATATTATACATAGCGATAGGACTGGCAATATTGTACCTGCTCTTAAAGATATCGTGGCAAGTTTACAAGAAATTCATTAAAAAGAAATAA
- a CDS encoding Hsp20/alpha crystallin family protein codes for MRYIWDPFDELRKMQYKMSRILGEMPELMEPSEMLPSTESAQVPYVDVLERENEIVVTADLPGVDKKDIKLNVQDNTLEISAEKRVEKEVKEEGYIKRERAYDRFYRTILLPTGVDFSNSKASFNNGVLEIVMPKLEETKKKTIPIS; via the coding sequence ATGAGATACATCTGGGATCCGTTTGACGAATTAAGAAAGATGCAATATAAAATGAGCAGAATTCTAGGTGAAATGCCAGAGCTGATGGAGCCTTCAGAGATGCTTCCGAGTACCGAGTCCGCCCAGGTCCCTTATGTGGACGTGCTTGAAAGGGAGAACGAGATCGTAGTGACCGCGGATCTTCCCGGTGTAGATAAGAAAGACATAAAGCTCAACGTCCAGGACAACACACTGGAGATCAGCGCCGAGAAGAGGGTCGAGAAGGAGGTCAAAGAAGAGGGATACATAAAGCGCGAACGCGCATATGACCGGTTCTACAGGACTATCCTTTTACCGACAGGTGTAGACTTTTCTAACTCCAAAGCGTCTTTCAATAACGGCGTATTGGAGATAGTCATGCCGAAACTGGAAGAGACCAAGAAGAAAACCATTCCAATAAGTTGA